In a genomic window of Halorientalis sp. IM1011:
- a CDS encoding PAS domain S-box protein, which produces MGRTSHLVYLGADATPLQELVYDDAGYEDVVVSVVRSTDAAVDHLRRTEANCLIVEARFVEEDLNRLLNRLSAVISDTDVVVRTTDETPVDVEADVTVLRADAPADQRRKRLTRLIDRAAADEGDGSTGGSTRSRRFADTLQWHDPGEAERTGVPGDITDTFENTPTAVDTFLNNIVDIFFVFDLDLNFRLWNDSFNDVLGYSDEAIETMDPMDIIVEDHHERTLDRIEEIVQTGESSAELNVRTNGGRVLPYSFTGSLIEDDTGTYIAGIGRDISKRKARVRQLRRERDLIDRVFETSPIAIVVLDADGRVRRTNSRATNLLGLSGDESTPTFADSWQFYDDSGAELDPDDHPVARVLRTGESIYGHRHRVETPDGEEKWVSTNAAPLLDETGGISQVVVAVEDVTELKEREQELQRREAELTRSNAELERFAYVASHDLKEPLRMISNYLGLLERRYGDQLDEDAQDFIDYATDGAERMRELINGLLKYSRTHRHTDDFEPVDTEAVVETVCSNLTVALDEADAEVRTESLPTVTGDRSHLVQLFQNLVSNAITHGGETEPTVRIEAERDGDRYRFAVADDGQGMSPEEIDQVFEIFYSGEDSDSTGIGLAVCQKIVENHGGRIWAESEPGEGTTVYFTLPPESVEEPDAGQLLSPAND; this is translated from the coding sequence ATGGGTCGGACCAGCCACCTCGTCTATCTCGGCGCGGACGCGACACCGCTCCAGGAGCTGGTATACGACGACGCCGGCTACGAGGACGTCGTGGTCTCGGTGGTTCGGTCGACAGACGCGGCCGTCGACCATCTCAGACGGACTGAAGCAAACTGTCTGATCGTCGAGGCGAGATTCGTCGAGGAGGACCTCAATCGGTTGCTGAACCGGCTCTCGGCCGTGATTTCCGACACGGACGTAGTGGTCAGAACGACTGATGAGACGCCAGTCGACGTGGAGGCGGACGTGACGGTGCTCCGTGCGGACGCGCCGGCGGACCAGCGCCGGAAGCGGCTCACTCGACTGATCGACCGGGCGGCGGCGGACGAGGGCGACGGGTCGACCGGTGGCTCAACCAGATCACGAAGATTCGCCGACACGCTGCAGTGGCACGATCCCGGAGAAGCGGAACGTACGGGCGTGCCCGGCGACATCACAGACACGTTCGAGAACACGCCCACTGCCGTGGACACGTTCCTCAACAACATCGTCGACATCTTCTTCGTGTTCGACCTGGACCTGAACTTCCGGCTCTGGAACGACAGTTTCAACGACGTGCTGGGGTACAGCGACGAGGCGATCGAGACGATGGACCCCATGGACATCATCGTCGAGGACCACCACGAGCGGACGCTCGACAGGATCGAGGAGATCGTCCAGACGGGCGAATCGAGCGCGGAGCTCAACGTTCGGACGAACGGTGGACGGGTGCTCCCCTACTCGTTCACGGGGTCACTGATCGAAGACGACACGGGCACCTACATCGCCGGGATCGGCCGTGACATCAGCAAACGGAAGGCGCGTGTGCGCCAGCTCCGGCGCGAGCGCGACCTCATCGACCGCGTGTTCGAGACGAGCCCCATCGCGATCGTCGTACTCGACGCCGACGGTCGGGTCCGGCGGACCAACAGCCGGGCGACGAACCTCCTCGGTCTCTCCGGGGACGAGTCGACGCCCACCTTCGCCGACAGCTGGCAGTTCTACGACGATTCGGGCGCGGAACTCGATCCCGACGACCATCCGGTGGCGCGCGTCCTCCGGACCGGCGAGTCGATCTACGGCCACAGACATCGTGTCGAGACGCCCGACGGTGAGGAGAAGTGGGTCTCGACGAACGCCGCTCCGCTTCTCGACGAGACGGGTGGGATCTCACAGGTCGTCGTCGCCGTCGAGGACGTGACCGAACTCAAAGAACGCGAGCAGGAACTGCAACGCCGGGAGGCGGAACTCACCCGCTCGAACGCCGAACTCGAACGGTTCGCCTACGTGGCGTCCCACGATCTGAAGGAACCGCTCCGGATGATCTCGAACTACCTCGGCCTGCTCGAACGGCGCTACGGTGACCAGCTCGACGAGGACGCCCAGGACTTCATCGACTACGCGACCGACGGCGCCGAACGCATGCGGGAGCTCATCAACGGCCTCCTGAAGTACTCCCGGACGCACCGCCACACCGACGACTTCGAACCCGTCGACACCGAGGCCGTCGTCGAGACCGTCTGTTCGAACCTCACGGTCGCCCTCGACGAAGCCGACGCCGAGGTGCGAACGGAGTCGCTACCCACGGTCACGGGCGACCGGAGCCACCTCGTCCAGTTGTTCCAGAACCTCGTCAGCAACGCCATCACGCACGGGGGCGAGACCGAACCGACCGTCCGGATCGAGGCCGAGCGCGACGGCGACCGGTACCGGTTCGCCGTCGCCGACGACGGGCAGGGCATGTCGCCCGAGGAGATCGACCAGGTGTTCGAGATATTCTACAGCGGCGAGGACAGCGACTCGACCGGGATCGGGCTCGCAGTCTGTCAGAAGATCGTCGAGAACCACGGCGGCCGGATCTGGGCCGAGTCCGAACCGGGTGAGGGGACGACCGTCTATTTCACCCTTCCACCCGAGTCGGTCGAGGAACCCGACGCCGGGCAGTTGCTGTCACCCGCGAACGACTGA
- a CDS encoding helix-turn-helix transcriptional regulator, giving the protein MYDLTGFQRDLLFVLASLDEPHGLAIKDELQEYYDDNVRHGRLYPNLDKLVEARLVEKGQQDRRTNEYTLSNRGRREVIARMQWERDCCPEDLLEEVEPLDIEQ; this is encoded by the coding sequence ATGTACGACCTGACCGGTTTCCAGCGTGACCTGTTGTTCGTCCTCGCGAGCCTGGACGAACCGCACGGACTCGCGATCAAAGACGAACTTCAGGAGTACTACGACGACAACGTTCGCCACGGACGGTTGTACCCGAACCTGGACAAACTGGTCGAAGCCCGACTGGTCGAGAAAGGCCAGCAGGACCGCCGCACCAACGAGTACACCCTCAGCAACCGGGGCCGCCGGGAGGTGATCGCCCGGATGCAGTGGGAACGCGACTGCTGCCCGGAGGACCTTCTCGAGGAAGTCGAACCGCTCGACATCGAACAGTAG
- a CDS encoding response regulator, translating into MTTTTSKRADVLMVEDNPGDSRLAKEAFEEVNADVSLNVVTDGESALSFLRKENGYSDATTPQLIILDLDLPGRNGREILAEIKSDDTLRQIPVIVLTTTDDDATIADLYDNYANAFVTKPESMSKFIDMIGSVQSFWLSNASLPPRNTYE; encoded by the coding sequence ATGACGACTACGACATCGAAACGAGCCGACGTTCTGATGGTCGAGGACAATCCGGGTGACAGCCGACTCGCCAAGGAAGCCTTCGAGGAGGTAAACGCCGACGTCTCACTGAACGTCGTCACCGACGGCGAGAGCGCGCTTTCCTTTCTCCGGAAGGAGAACGGCTACTCCGACGCGACGACGCCACAGCTCATCATACTCGACCTGGACCTCCCGGGGCGAAACGGGCGGGAGATTCTCGCGGAGATCAAATCCGACGACACGCTCCGGCAGATTCCGGTGATCGTGCTGACGACGACCGACGACGACGCGACCATCGCCGACCTGTACGACAACTACGCGAACGCGTTCGTGACCAAGCCCGAGTCGATGTCGAAGTTCATCGATATGATCGGCAGCGTCCAGTCGTTCTGGCTCTCGAACGCGTCGTTACCCCCACGTAACACGTACGAATGA
- a CDS encoding S8 family serine peptidase gives MTANDSGFDRRSVLKAGGAVGLGATLPFSGVAGADTDGLAGLVDDRLELASDVLQEGLVVFESRAAIPLLDDFDLAEGYLAFDVLPVAYALLTGPQIEALAASDGVRYVEANRELEYHNADARAATGVDTVQNVDGYRGDSVNAVVIDSGVDGDHPDLEGATNYQWVGNPLGSPTLWAGVGSLDSDEIGHGTHVSGTLAGDGTQSDGTDRGMAPGASLTVYSASAGLSILKAAAAYDDMLANQRNGANYHLVTNSFGASGGGEYNPDGALQTATWEAFQADVLPVFSAGNSGPDTRTLNDFAKAPHVLAVAATDDERAVTDFSSRGRAADSGANYDRQTALSNLRTYYESGSADGPVGLYRNGVGAPGNMIDSTMSPLDPLQLTNADSDPWYARISGTSMSCPVVSGVVALVADAYYQTHGSHPSAIDLLNTVEATATEARTAYTPASMGAGFVDAPTAVDRAEADSLATFDDVTLTDP, from the coding sequence ATGACAGCGAACGATTCAGGATTCGACCGACGTAGCGTGCTGAAAGCCGGCGGCGCAGTCGGACTGGGAGCCACGCTCCCGTTCTCGGGGGTGGCCGGGGCCGACACGGACGGACTCGCGGGGCTGGTCGACGACCGACTGGAGTTGGCCAGCGACGTGCTCCAGGAGGGCCTCGTCGTCTTCGAGTCCCGCGCGGCGATACCCCTGCTGGACGACTTCGACCTCGCCGAGGGGTATCTCGCCTTCGACGTGTTGCCGGTGGCGTACGCCCTGCTCACCGGCCCACAGATCGAGGCGCTCGCGGCCAGCGACGGCGTTCGATACGTCGAGGCCAACCGGGAACTGGAGTATCACAACGCCGACGCCCGGGCCGCGACGGGCGTCGACACGGTCCAGAACGTGGACGGCTACCGCGGCGACTCGGTGAACGCGGTCGTCATCGATAGCGGCGTCGACGGCGACCACCCGGACCTCGAGGGCGCCACGAACTACCAGTGGGTCGGCAACCCGCTCGGGTCGCCGACACTGTGGGCTGGTGTGGGGAGCCTCGACTCGGACGAGATCGGACACGGTACCCACGTCAGTGGGACACTCGCCGGCGACGGCACCCAGAGCGACGGGACCGACCGGGGGATGGCCCCCGGGGCGTCGCTCACCGTCTACTCCGCGAGTGCCGGGCTGTCTATCCTCAAGGCAGCGGCTGCCTACGACGACATGCTCGCGAACCAGCGAAACGGCGCGAACTACCACCTGGTCACGAACTCCTTCGGCGCGTCGGGCGGCGGGGAGTACAACCCCGACGGCGCGCTCCAGACGGCGACCTGGGAGGCCTTCCAGGCCGACGTCCTGCCGGTCTTCTCGGCGGGCAACAGCGGCCCGGACACCCGGACCCTCAACGACTTCGCGAAGGCGCCTCACGTGCTCGCGGTCGCGGCGACCGACGACGAGCGGGCCGTCACGGACTTCTCCTCGCGGGGCCGGGCGGCCGACAGCGGCGCGAACTACGACCGCCAGACGGCGCTCTCGAACCTCCGGACGTACTACGAGTCCGGGAGTGCCGACGGGCCGGTGGGACTGTACCGCAACGGCGTGGGCGCGCCGGGGAACATGATCGACAGCACGATGTCGCCGCTTGACCCGCTGCAACTGACCAACGCCGACAGCGACCCCTGGTACGCACGGATCAGCGGGACGAGCATGTCCTGTCCGGTCGTCAGCGGCGTCGTCGCACTGGTCGCCGACGCCTACTACCAGACCCATGGCTCCCACCCGAGCGCGATCGACCTGCTCAACACCGTCGAGGCCACCGCGACCGAGGCGAGAACGGCCTACACGCCCGCCAGCATGGGCGCCGGCTTCGTCGACGCCCCCACAGCGGTCGACCGGGCCGAGGCTGACTCACTCGCCACGTTCGACGACGTGACCTTGACCGACCCCTGA
- a CDS encoding ATP-binding protein: protein MTDLTVLLVEDNPGDARFVEELLGEVGARSEDILTEDGTVTIHHETTVGDGVAVLEGDDVTVDVVLQDLHLPDSKGMTTVESILEATSEIPVVVLTGKRDAALAIEAVRAGAQDYLVKDDITADRLAHVIRYAIQRKQTERKLRQRTRQLEIMNQLTRHDIRNDVSLVIGRLHELRELVDDRHDELLTEVLTASNHVLQLTRTIGNTVEAVTDQEETSLDPVPLDSILESEIDQARQLYESAEIRVDSEIPSVEVQANRLLSSVFGNLLSNAMTYNDTEQPLVTVRTTVSEETVTVAIADNGPGIPPRQRERLFSPEQTDLEGSGIGIGLYLVASLVDSYGGEIWVADNDPTGTVVHVELQRA from the coding sequence ATGACCGACCTCACGGTGTTGCTCGTCGAGGACAACCCCGGCGACGCACGGTTCGTGGAGGAACTGCTCGGCGAGGTCGGCGCGCGGAGCGAGGATATTCTCACCGAGGACGGCACCGTCACCATCCACCACGAGACGACCGTCGGCGACGGCGTCGCGGTTCTGGAGGGCGACGACGTGACGGTGGACGTGGTACTGCAGGATCTCCACCTGCCGGACAGCAAGGGGATGACGACGGTCGAGTCGATCCTCGAGGCGACGAGTGAGATTCCGGTCGTCGTGCTGACGGGGAAACGCGACGCCGCACTCGCCATCGAGGCAGTCAGGGCCGGCGCGCAGGACTACCTCGTCAAGGACGACATCACGGCCGACCGGCTCGCCCACGTCATCCGGTACGCGATCCAGCGCAAGCAGACCGAGCGCAAACTGCGCCAGCGGACCAGGCAACTGGAGATCATGAACCAGTTGACCCGCCACGACATCCGCAACGACGTGAGCCTCGTGATCGGTCGCCTCCACGAACTGCGCGAGCTCGTCGACGACCGCCACGACGAACTCCTGACGGAAGTGCTCACGGCGAGTAACCACGTCCTCCAGTTGACCCGCACCATCGGGAACACGGTCGAGGCCGTCACCGATCAGGAGGAGACGTCGCTGGACCCGGTGCCGCTCGATTCGATCCTCGAGTCGGAGATCGATCAGGCTCGCCAGCTCTACGAGAGCGCCGAGATACGCGTCGACAGCGAGATCCCGTCGGTCGAGGTGCAGGCCAACCGACTGCTCTCGTCGGTGTTCGGGAACCTCCTCAGCAACGCCATGACGTACAACGACACCGAACAGCCGCTGGTGACCGTCCGCACGACGGTCAGCGAGGAGACCGTCACCGTCGCCATCGCCGACAACGGTCCCGGGATCCCGCCGCGCCAGCGTGAACGCCTCTTTTCGCCCGAACAGACCGATCTGGAGGGCAGCGGGATCGGGATCGGGCTCTACCTCGTCGCGTCGCTGGTCGACAGCTACGGCGGGGAGATCTGGGTCGCCGACAACGATCCCACGGGGACCGTCGTCCACGTCGAACTCCAGCGCGCGTGA
- a CDS encoding glycosyltransferase family 4 protein: protein MDRRNSTAGTDDTGSVSTTTSLDVGFVPAECPGTGSAGATRTSELLIRRLSRHHDMTVYVASQATAPESLPASDRVEYVLHDDLPSLPHPLSTKLDALREEVDALETHDLVHTYSPGFIPVLADLSVPTISTLNSYLPVCPKGDLLYHDGSKCDGPSTGKCVNCIANANLDRRQGLTNSLRAAYSSLGKIGYVDDAMAATDDIDAFQAISPHIERDYADFGIDPDKITVVPHFYDDAFYRPPGNSRPDAEDVTLLFAGRLKDNKGPQILIRALPLIIDRGYDVTLKVAGTGSYAEELRELATDLGVADVVEWLGYVDHDRLPDHYAAADAFVFPGLLDEPFGRVLLEALATHTPIVASDVGSTDYIVGDAGEIVEPGDPGALAEGVDQVLTNYETHVDAIPSTLRRFDPESVVAQFLDLYARVADRSTKRPVTA from the coding sequence ATGGACCGACGAAACAGCACGGCGGGGACCGACGACACGGGCTCGGTCTCGACGACGACATCGCTCGACGTAGGATTCGTTCCCGCGGAGTGTCCCGGGACCGGGTCGGCCGGTGCGACGCGGACCTCCGAGCTGCTGATCCGGCGACTGTCCAGACACCACGATATGACGGTCTACGTCGCGAGTCAGGCGACCGCCCCCGAGAGCCTGCCCGCCAGCGACCGGGTCGAGTACGTACTCCACGACGACCTGCCGTCGCTACCCCACCCGCTCTCGACGAAACTCGACGCCCTCCGCGAGGAGGTCGACGCCCTGGAGACACACGACCTCGTCCACACCTACTCACCGGGGTTCATCCCCGTCCTCGCGGATCTCTCCGTGCCGACCATCTCGACGCTGAACTCGTATCTGCCGGTCTGTCCGAAAGGTGACCTGCTCTATCACGACGGGAGCAAGTGCGACGGCCCTTCGACCGGGAAGTGCGTCAACTGCATCGCCAACGCGAACCTCGACCGCCGGCAGGGCCTCACCAACAGCCTCCGGGCGGCCTACTCTTCGCTGGGCAAGATCGGCTACGTCGACGACGCGATGGCCGCGACCGACGATATCGACGCGTTCCAGGCCATCTCGCCACACATCGAGCGCGACTACGCCGACTTCGGGATCGATCCCGACAAGATCACGGTCGTCCCGCACTTCTACGACGACGCCTTCTACCGGCCCCCGGGCAACTCCCGCCCCGACGCCGAGGACGTGACGCTGCTGTTCGCCGGCCGACTGAAGGACAACAAGGGGCCACAGATCCTGATTCGCGCGCTACCGCTGATCATAGATCGCGGGTACGACGTGACGCTCAAGGTGGCTGGCACGGGATCCTACGCCGAGGAACTCCGTGAACTGGCGACGGACCTCGGCGTCGCCGACGTGGTGGAGTGGCTGGGGTACGTCGACCACGACCGGCTCCCCGACCACTACGCGGCGGCGGACGCGTTCGTCTTCCCCGGACTACTCGACGAACCCTTCGGGCGCGTCCTGCTGGAGGCGCTCGCGACACACACGCCGATCGTCGCCTCCGACGTGGGCAGCACCGACTACATCGTCGGCGACGCGGGCGAGATCGTCGAGCCCGGGGATCCGGGTGCGCTCGCGGAGGGTGTCGACCAGGTGCTCACGAACTACGAGACACACGTCGACGCGATTCCGTCGACGCTGCGGCGGTTCGATCCCGAGTCGGTCGTGGCTCAGTTCCTCGATCTGTACGCGCGCGTGGCGGACCGGTCCACGAAACGTCCGGTGACTGCCTGA
- a CDS encoding winged helix-turn-helix transcriptional regulator, translating to MDSGRDDPAEQVRETVQLISKKWHPTIIKQLLDDGPLRFSELQDRLDGISGKVLTDSLEDLVEKDLVERTVVSESPKRVEYTLTRDGRDLQSVMAELAEWGQRNLGESGRPTVLIVDDDPRLVRMHANWLEDSYDIERAYNGRQALRSLSAEVDVVLLDRRMPGLSGSEVLEKIRELNVDCRVVMLTAVEPDFDVAEMPFDAYVVKPGFKPELESVIEDMLNRPSEDEPVLEYLSLRARRALLESEMTRGELSTSTEYRRLVERLEELQEQLDEPAEQAINSETVHTLIDS from the coding sequence ATGGACAGTGGGCGAGACGATCCGGCCGAACAGGTTCGGGAGACGGTGCAACTCATTTCCAAGAAGTGGCACCCGACGATCATCAAGCAACTGCTGGACGACGGGCCGCTTCGGTTCTCCGAGCTACAGGACCGTCTCGACGGTATCTCCGGGAAGGTACTGACCGACAGCCTGGAGGACCTCGTCGAGAAGGATCTGGTCGAACGGACCGTCGTCAGCGAGTCACCGAAGCGGGTCGAGTACACCTTGACCCGCGACGGGCGTGACCTGCAGTCGGTCATGGCGGAACTGGCCGAGTGGGGACAGCGCAACCTCGGTGAGTCCGGCCGGCCGACGGTGTTGATCGTAGACGACGACCCGCGGCTGGTTCGGATGCACGCCAACTGGCTCGAGGACAGTTACGACATCGAGCGGGCGTACAACGGCCGACAGGCGTTACGGAGCCTCTCGGCCGAGGTCGACGTCGTCCTGCTCGACCGGCGCATGCCGGGACTCTCCGGGAGCGAAGTCTTAGAGAAGATTCGCGAGTTGAACGTCGACTGCCGCGTGGTCATGCTGACCGCAGTCGAACCGGACTTCGACGTGGCGGAGATGCCGTTCGACGCCTACGTCGTCAAACCGGGGTTCAAGCCCGAGCTCGAGTCGGTCATCGAGGACATGTTGAACCGGCCGAGCGAAGACGAACCGGTCCTGGAGTATCTCTCACTGCGGGCCCGGCGGGCGCTCCTGGAGTCCGAGATGACCCGGGGGGAACTCTCGACGAGCACGGAGTACCGCCGGCTCGTCGAGCGACTCGAGGAACTGCAAGAACAGCTCGATGAACCGGCCGAACAGGCGATCAACTCCGAAACGGTCCACACTCTCATCGACTCATGA
- a CDS encoding alkaline phosphatase family protein, which translates to MSDGTLDTLLVGIDAGCLPVFDRLAADDRIPNIEAICEGGVAAPLESQIPPWTPSAWPSMYTGVNPGKHGVYGFIDFDGYDWEVVSADHVQEHSLWSLLDRHGISSVVVNVPVTSPPAEIDGAIVPGFIGPEDPPCQPSGILDDVRDAIGEYRVYPDYTRGCTDKSDAEKMAEYRRLVRMRGEAFRYLVDRFDPGFGFVEFQKTDTVFHEFDGDEEKVESVYETTDEEIGKILDAHDPDTVILASDHGMGPYEKSEFRVNEFLRDKGFVETTKGGRGMPSWNPIREGLRDGEDQRSWDPGVVGRAAAMAAKLGITADRVGHGLRQVGLEQVARQYAPDSLVRTATEQVDFQNSIAYMRARTELGVRLNVAGREPSGVVPPEDYERVREQVIDALADVTTPAGDPVFETVAPREEFFDGPHTEGAVDVVTVPNEFEHFLSAQLVGDQFGDPTEPWNHKRDGVFAATGAGIDATAAVGHPHLFDVAPTVLATFGIEYSDRMDGHPVPVVDDPGTTTYPAYEDGMVQSTGDEGVEDRLEDLGYL; encoded by the coding sequence GTGAGCGACGGGACACTCGACACATTACTCGTCGGTATCGACGCGGGCTGTCTCCCGGTGTTCGACCGCCTCGCGGCCGACGACCGGATTCCGAACATCGAAGCGATCTGCGAGGGCGGTGTCGCCGCCCCGCTCGAATCACAGATCCCGCCGTGGACGCCCAGCGCCTGGCCCTCGATGTACACCGGCGTCAACCCGGGCAAACACGGCGTCTACGGGTTCATAGACTTCGACGGGTACGACTGGGAGGTCGTCTCTGCCGACCACGTCCAGGAACACAGCCTCTGGTCGCTCCTCGACCGCCACGGCATCTCGAGTGTCGTCGTGAACGTCCCAGTCACGTCCCCGCCCGCGGAGATCGACGGCGCGATCGTGCCGGGGTTCATCGGCCCCGAAGACCCGCCCTGCCAGCCGAGCGGCATCCTCGACGACGTTCGCGACGCCATCGGCGAGTACCGGGTCTACCCCGACTACACGCGGGGCTGTACTGACAAGAGCGACGCCGAGAAGATGGCCGAATACCGCCGTCTCGTGCGGATGCGCGGCGAAGCCTTCCGCTATCTCGTCGACCGATTCGATCCGGGATTCGGGTTCGTCGAGTTCCAGAAGACCGACACCGTCTTCCACGAGTTCGACGGCGACGAGGAGAAAGTCGAGTCCGTCTACGAGACCACGGACGAAGAGATCGGCAAGATCCTCGACGCCCACGACCCCGACACGGTCATCCTCGCGAGCGATCACGGGATGGGCCCCTACGAGAAAAGCGAGTTCCGCGTCAACGAGTTCCTCCGTGACAAGGGGTTCGTCGAGACGACCAAGGGCGGCCGTGGCATGCCCTCGTGGAACCCGATCCGGGAGGGACTCCGGGACGGGGAAGACCAGCGGTCCTGGGATCCCGGCGTCGTCGGACGCGCGGCGGCGATGGCGGCGAAACTGGGCATCACCGCCGACCGCGTCGGCCACGGTCTCCGCCAGGTCGGACTCGAACAGGTCGCCAGACAGTACGCACCCGACAGCCTCGTCCGGACGGCGACCGAGCAGGTCGACTTCCAGAACTCCATCGCGTACATGCGCGCACGAACGGAACTGGGCGTCCGGCTGAACGTCGCGGGGCGGGAGCCCAGCGGCGTCGTGCCGCCGGAGGATTACGAACGCGTCCGTGAGCAGGTGATAGACGCGCTCGCTGACGTGACGACGCCAGCCGGCGACCCCGTCTTCGAGACCGTCGCGCCCCGCGAGGAGTTTTTCGACGGCCCCCACACCGAGGGGGCCGTGGACGTGGTCACCGTGCCGAACGAGTTCGAGCACTTCCTGTCGGCCCAGCTGGTCGGCGACCAGTTCGGCGACCCGACCGAGCCATGGAATCACAAGCGAGACGGCGTGTTCGCGGCCACCGGGGCCGGAATCGACGCGACCGCCGCGGTCGGGCACCCGCACCTCTTCGACGTGGCACCGACGGTCCTGGCCACGTTCGGCATCGAGTACAGCGACCGGATGGACGGCCACCCGGTGCCGGTGGTCGACGACCCCGGGACCACGACGTACCCGGCCTACGAGGACGGGATGGTACAGTCGACGGGGGACGAGGGGGTCGAAGACCGCCTCGAAGACCTCGGTTACCTCTGA